The following coding sequences are from one Triticum dicoccoides isolate Atlit2015 ecotype Zavitan chromosome 4A, WEW_v2.0, whole genome shotgun sequence window:
- the LOC119284200 gene encoding ankyrin repeat-containing protein At2g01680-like has protein sequence MRALECRPSTDHTHRALVSICTTGYKSTLYSSKETVRGITLGHGCTSHTWRPSPNKRENLANLWCKNEAGNTALHLAARLGHGAAVEAMVSAAPGLASEVNNAGVSALYWAVISRSVPAVRSITTRCGNASAAGLSSQNALHAAVFQGSEMVRLLLEWMPCGPSLVSQVDDTGSTPLHFASPTGDHLSVAVPPCVVRMRDSGGLSALHVAAGMGHDHVAEALIKACPDAAELRDDRGGTFLHAAARGGHLKVVRLAIKKRTLRGLLNAQDGDGNTPLHLAVAAGEPAIAEALMGKGKVRDDVMNNDGQKPLDLAVRSTSFFSMVSLVATLAAFEAQSRPERRDRVQQWDGREITKAIEKTSDSLAVIAVLVASVAFTAANNLPGSYEQSSGGTDPEGKEVIKGMAVLQHEAIFKCFLILDSFALVTSVLAVVLLLYGKASRSAGSWKTFGAALHCLWLSMVSMVLAFYAALAAVTSTAAVRGIAYNIIRNALFVLLAVVSHFVSPRVSSRTLSKYLWHRGCHSVIVQQYPLVGAFLRNLILFRVANYVVVLVGVTTVLALR, from the exons ATGAGAGCTCTTGAATGTCGGCCAAGTACAGACCACACGCACAGGGCTCTTGTATCTATCTGCACCACAG GTTATAAATCAACGCTTTATTCATCGAAAGAAACAGTTCGTGGGATAACATTGGGTCATGGTTGCACAAGCCACACCTGGCGACCCTCACCAAACAAAAGAGAAAATCTAGCTAACTTGTGGTGCAAGAACGAGGCTGGGAACACGGCCCTTCATCTGGCGGCGAGGCTCGGCCATGGCGCAGCAGTCGAGGCTATGGTCTCCGCGGCGCCGGGGCTAGCCTCTGAGGTCAACAACGCCGGCGTGTCGGCGCTCTACTGGGCGGTGATAAGCAGGTCGGTGCCAGCCGTCAGATCGATAACGACCAGGTGCGGCAACGCGTCAGCTGCTGGCCTGAGTTCGCAGAATGCTCTGCACGCCGCCGTCTTCCAGGGCTCAG AAATGGTGAGGCTGCTATTGGAGTGGATGCCATGTGGCCCATCCCTGGTTAGCCAAGTCGACGACACCGGCAGCACTCCGCTTCATTTTGCTTCGCCCACCGGTGACCACCTCTCCGTCGCTGTGCCGCCGTGCGTGGTGCGCATGCGGGACTCCGGCGGCCTCTCTGCTCTCCATGTCGCGGCGGGGATGGGCCACGACCACGTCGCCGAGGCGCTGATCAAGGCCTGCCCCGACGCCGCCGAGCTCCGGGACGACCGCGGCGGGACCTTCCTGCACGCCGCGGCCAGGGGAGGCCACCTCAAGGTGGTGCGGCTGGCCATCAAGAAACGGACGCTGCGCGGCCTCCTGAACGCGCAGGACGGGGACGGCAACACGCCTCTCCACCTGGCGGTGGCCGCGGGCGAGCCGGCCATCGCGGAGGCCCTGATGGGGAAGGGCAAAGTGCGGGACGACGTCATGAACAACGATGGCCAGAAGCCGCTGGACCTCGCCGTGAGATCGACTAGCTTCTTCTCCATGGTCAGCCTGGTGGCGACGCTGGCCGCGTTCGAAGCGCAGTCCCGTCCCGAGAGGCGGGACCGCGTGCAGCAGTGGGACGGCCGCGAGATAACGAAGGCGATAGAGAAGACGTCCGACAGCCTTGCGGTGATCGCCGTCCTCGTTGCCAGCGTCGCCTTCACCGCCGCCAACAACCTGCCCGGGTCGTACGAGCAGAGCAGCGGCGGCACCGATCCGGAGGGGAAGGAGGTGATCAAAGGCATGGCGGTCCTCCAGCACGAGGCCATCTTCAAGTGCTTCCTCATCCTGGACAGCTTCGCCCTGGTGACCTCCGTGCTCGCGGTGGTGCTGCTCCTCTACGGCAAGGCGTCGCGCTCGGCCGGGTCGTGGAAGACCTTCGGGGCGGCCCTGCACTGCCTGTGGCTTTCCATGGTAAGCATGGTCCTGGCGTTCTACGCGGCCCTGGCCGCTGTCACGAGCACAGCGGCGGTCCGCGGCATCGCCTACAACATCATACGCAATGCCCTTTTCGTGCTGTTAGCCGTGGTCTCGCACTTCGTCAGCCCTCGGGTGTCGTCCCGCACACTATCCAAGTACCTGTGGCATAGAGGATGTCACAGTGTCATCGTGCAGCAATATCCACTCGTCGGCGCTTTCTTGCGCAATCTGATTCTGTTCAgggttgcaaattatgttgtagtgcTTGTGGGCGTTACCACGGTCTTAGCACTTCGGTGA
- the LOC119288088 gene encoding uncharacterized protein LOC119288088, translated as MSIPPDVPSRGGAACLRQNMTEDDEDYAQWMVDSVHETNIRPSDSNSTTILRDIEYRSSDGCMDISNPVYRFDLTSYESVFRDGFKGRFEMNTPNSIYCNLELYLNHGVMPTTITRRPDNYIFFSTTLSRSWFPNVRQARIYRYEIYAPGGIWLAQTFRERETSPLYEDEVAFLVGIAPQYIRSAQAFRLIPGRNGGLGERLEDVLYINRNFNPQSHPPRDIPIMHPIMEYIDHNNQTRPLRIQYVPEEIESMWPYRRSLGTTNDVPIEYYAEGVAHIASYIDSAFRSTYWNEVFIFIKEKYVLVNYAPGSTNDRMLDGPHYIGDSFPFLAGTAFAEYGIDASFGSHSSAEAIIFSGNLCARINFAPKTTGGYVVEGITTIRQMFPFFRGTVFEKGIDAAFESTVTGEAYLFKGSNYALINYYKKELIAITPIAVGFQCLHDSEFEGDISAAFASHVRKEAYLFKGNRYILLHFTPGENKDYTVDGPKDIVPGNWPSLDGVLPCRNIGLDVIGFPHGNPLPDASPHGNPMLEASPHGNLMPVEDVPDESVMRSIHGCVSFLFPHLFK; from the exons ATGTCGATACCACCAGACGTGCCATCTAGAGGTGGTGCTGCGTGCCTGCGTCAGAATATGACTGAAGATGATGAGGATTACGCCCAGTGGATGGTGGATTCTGTCCATGAGACCAATATCAG GCCCTCGGACTCGAACAGTACTACGATCTTGCGTGACATCGAGTACAGAAGTAGCGATGGATGTATGGATATCTCGAACCCTGTGTACCGGTTTGATCTAACCTCATACGAATCGGTCTTCCGTGATGGATTTAAAGGGAGGTTTGAAATGAACACTCCGAACAGCATATACTGCAACTTGGAACTTTACCTGAACCATGGGGTAATGCCTACTACTATCACCCGAAGACCGGACAATTACATCTTTTTTAGCACTACCCTGAGCAGGTCCTGGTTTCCCAACGTGAGGCAAGCCCGCATATATCGCTATGAGATATATGCCCCTGGGGGTATCTGGCTTGCTCAAACATTTCGTGAGCGCGAGACAAGCCCGCTATATGAAGATGAGGTAGCCTTTCTTGTCGGCATTGCTCCACAATATATTCGATCTGCGCAGGCTTTCCGGCTCATACCCGGCAG GAATGGAGGGCTTGGCGAACGATTGGAAGATGTTCTATACATAAACAGAAACTTCAATCCTCAGTCACATCCACCAAGGGATATTCCTATCATGCATCCGATTATGGAGTACATTGATCATAACAACCAGACAAGGCCTCTAAGAATTCAATATGTGCCCGAAGAGATAGAGAGTATGTGGCCATATAGGCGATCGCTGGGAACTACAAATGATGTTCCAATCGAGTATTATGCAGAGGGCGTGGCTCACATCGCTAGCTATATCGACTCTGCATTTCGATCTACATATTGGAATGAAGTCTTTATCTTCATCAAGGAAAAGTATGTTCTCGTGAACTACGCGCCTGGATCAACTAATGATAGGATGCTCGATGGCCCACACTACATAGGCGATAGCTTCCCCTTTCTTGCAGGGACTGCTTTTGCCGAGTACGGGATAGACGCTTCATTCGGCTCTCATAGCAGTGCTGAAGCAATCATCTTTTCTGGGAACCTTTGCGCACGGATAAACTTCGCACCAAAGACCACTGGTGGTTACGTTGTAGAGGGGATCACAACCATTAGACAGATGTTCCCTTTCTTCAGAGGGACCGTCTTCGAGAAGGGGATAGATGCCGCTTTTGAATCCACCGTGACCGGTGAAGCATATCTATTCAAAGGCTCAAATTATGCTCTTATCAACTACTATAAGAAAGAACTCATCGCTATAACTCCCATAGCAGTTGGGTTTCAGTGTCTGCACGACTCTGAGTTTGAAGGAGATATCAGTGCTGCCTTTGCCTCGCATGTACGCAAGGAGGCTTACCTGTTCAAAGGTAACAGGTATATCCTCCTTCACTTTACCCCTGGAGAGAACAAGGACTACACCGTTGACGGCCCGAAGGACATCGTCCCTGGAAACTGGCCCTCGCTCGATGGCGTCCTGCCTTGTAGAAACATAGGGCTCGATGTTATTGGGTTTCCCCATGGTAACCCTTTGCCTGACGCATCTCCCCATGGCAATCCTATGCTGGAGGCGTCTCCCCATGGTAACCTTATGCCGGTCGAGGATGTCCCAGATGAGTCTGTAATGAGATCTATACATGGATGTGTGTCTTTTCTTTTCCCCCACTTGTTTAAGTAA